In one Natronosalvus amylolyticus genomic region, the following are encoded:
- a CDS encoding OsmC family protein — MTKEVTTVSEAGFSATNTIRQFETTIDATGEDAPDTLETLLATYGACYVPALRVGGQQRGVDDLGKIAIDVTGDLNDDDKLEAVSFDIRVEADVDDETGDKIVDRAFELCKVHDALKDSLHAETSFEGDAF, encoded by the coding sequence ATGACAAAAGAAGTCACCACCGTCTCCGAAGCGGGATTCAGCGCGACGAATACGATCCGACAGTTCGAAACGACCATCGACGCCACCGGCGAGGACGCGCCGGACACGCTCGAGACGCTGTTGGCGACCTACGGAGCCTGTTACGTCCCGGCGCTTCGCGTCGGCGGCCAACAACGCGGGGTCGACGACCTCGGGAAGATCGCTATCGACGTCACCGGCGACCTCAACGACGACGACAAACTCGAGGCAGTCAGTTTTGATATTCGCGTCGAAGCAGACGTCGACGACGAAACCGGCGACAAGATCGTCGACCGCGCGTTCGAACTGTGTAAGGTCCACGACGCCCTGAAGGACTCGCTGCACGCCGAGACGAGCTTCGAAGGCGACGCGTTCTAG
- a CDS encoding SHOCT domain-containing protein, with protein sequence MATESTVGERFRRNASGIAATLITGLWLGLLVSGVGGDLWLAVMFFGYVAVIPIVSMLFDEDEWEGDWNEDESADRKAADANGDMDATDALETLRDRYARGELTDEQFERKLEHLLETESLEDLEDRLSEQDSRSRSRDRRLELE encoded by the coding sequence ATGGCAACGGAATCGACGGTTGGAGAGCGTTTTCGCCGGAACGCCTCGGGCATCGCAGCGACCCTGATTACCGGCCTGTGGCTCGGGTTGCTGGTGAGCGGTGTCGGTGGCGACCTCTGGCTCGCCGTCATGTTCTTTGGCTACGTCGCCGTGATTCCCATCGTTTCGATGCTGTTCGACGAGGACGAGTGGGAAGGTGACTGGAACGAAGACGAGAGTGCCGACCGGAAAGCAGCGGACGCAAACGGAGATATGGATGCGACCGACGCCCTCGAGACGCTTCGGGACCGGTACGCTCGCGGGGAACTGACCGACGAACAGTTCGAACGGAAACTCGAGCACCTGCTCGAGACCGAATCGCTCGAAGATCTCGAGGACCGACTGTCCGAACAGGACTCCAGAAGCCGATCACGCGACCGGAGATTGGAGCTCGAGTAA
- a CDS encoding SHOCT domain-containing protein: protein MAKARKNPRQPLRRQRHWIALSGVFGALVGFLTLYLVSTLEAGFPGVFLAGLAAVALACLLPLYLTAPVWLEGQQSSDRIEGTRDRDSTPTAMDGRSNHSGTESASPQGKKEPSSQQTGPTPHTDTNPVTGSQQSTTNAHEILRERYARGELGDEQFEKKLECLLETATLETTRESLSRETETE from the coding sequence ATGGCTAAAGCCAGAAAGAACCCACGACAGCCTCTTCGACGGCAACGCCACTGGATCGCCCTGAGCGGTGTGTTCGGTGCGCTCGTCGGATTCCTGACCCTCTACCTGGTCTCGACGCTCGAGGCCGGATTCCCTGGCGTCTTCCTCGCTGGCCTCGCTGCCGTCGCCCTGGCCTGTCTGTTGCCGTTGTATCTCACGGCACCGGTGTGGCTCGAGGGCCAGCAGTCGTCTGATCGTATTGAAGGAACTCGAGACCGAGACTCTACGCCAACAGCGATGGATGGACGTTCGAATCACTCTGGAACGGAATCAGCATCTCCGCAAGGCAAGAAGGAGCCGTCGAGCCAGCAGACCGGTCCGACACCGCACACCGATACGAACCCGGTAACCGGTAGCCAACAATCCACCACGAACGCCCACGAAATCCTTCGGGAGCGCTATGCACGCGGGGAACTCGGTGACGAACAGTTCGAGAAGAAACTCGAGTGCTTGCTCGAGACTGCAACACTCGAGACGACCAGAGAGAGTCTCTCTCGCGAAACCGAGACGGAGTAG
- a CDS encoding DHH family phosphoesterase — MGNCIICGKPVDGWVCEFHQEDVAFEFEGTSPSELVPPRYYRGTVDGYADFGLFVDIGDHVTGLLHRSELDSRLESLDLEPGDSVYVQVLDVRDNGNVDLGWSIRQEPREFRGEIIQTADGEQVLPEERNDDADDAADSTEPEADSETDTAQPTTAPSPSPVESTSEGGAGAATATAQPATDDAADATAELNRTTVDAIGDQVGSLVRLEGEIASVRQTSGPTVFELSDETGTVECAAFEEAGVRAYPSVETGDMVSLGGEVERRRGDLQVETEALEILEGEEEATVEARLDAAIEQEARPTIVAPLAEDESVAAVEDDVVEAATTIRRAVMEARPIVVRHSATADGYIAGAAIERAVLPLIAEKHTRDDAVYHYFERRPLEGHVYDMDAATGDVTSMLEARDRHDEQLPLVVLVDAGGTRDSLDGYDLLDIYGVDRLVIDDSRADAEIVDAVSVAVSPSLAGDQVDLSTVTSSVLAANVAAHVNDDVRGDLEHLPAVSFWGDVPEVYAELAASAGYDETAQSERREAVSLEAYYQSYKDKRELIADLLFDDDGDLAAHVSEQFRDKLETELEAARVNLTTEDVDGSAVNVLDTAAFTHRFNFPTAILLLEELHRRDDVAVTLGVDEDELHVRDGDAIDVRELGEAVRKAVPSAGVHVVGGRDGYLTFLSGERDAVREAALEAVGERLN, encoded by the coding sequence ATGGGTAACTGTATCATCTGTGGCAAGCCCGTCGACGGCTGGGTCTGTGAGTTCCACCAGGAGGACGTCGCCTTCGAGTTCGAAGGCACGTCCCCGTCGGAACTCGTCCCACCTCGGTACTACCGAGGGACTGTCGACGGTTACGCCGACTTCGGTCTCTTCGTCGATATCGGAGACCACGTCACGGGTTTGCTTCACCGAAGCGAGTTGGATAGTCGTCTCGAAAGCCTCGACCTCGAGCCCGGGGACTCCGTTTACGTCCAGGTGCTCGACGTCCGGGACAACGGAAACGTCGACCTCGGCTGGTCGATCCGCCAGGAACCACGTGAGTTCCGCGGCGAGATTATTCAGACGGCTGACGGCGAACAGGTCCTCCCCGAGGAGCGAAATGACGACGCGGACGACGCAGCAGACAGCACCGAACCGGAAGCCGATTCCGAGACGGATACCGCGCAACCGACGACCGCTCCGTCGCCATCGCCCGTCGAATCGACGAGCGAGGGTGGGGCGGGTGCTGCGACGGCAACCGCGCAACCGGCGACCGACGACGCGGCCGACGCGACGGCCGAACTCAACCGAACGACCGTCGACGCCATCGGCGACCAGGTCGGTTCGCTCGTTCGCCTCGAGGGCGAGATTGCGAGCGTCCGCCAGACCAGCGGTCCGACCGTGTTCGAACTCAGCGACGAAACCGGGACTGTCGAATGTGCCGCCTTCGAAGAAGCCGGCGTTCGTGCCTACCCGTCGGTCGAAACCGGCGATATGGTTTCGCTGGGTGGCGAAGTCGAACGCCGCCGTGGCGACCTACAGGTCGAAACGGAAGCGCTCGAAATCCTCGAGGGTGAAGAGGAAGCGACCGTCGAGGCCCGACTCGACGCCGCTATCGAACAGGAAGCACGCCCAACTATCGTCGCGCCGCTGGCCGAAGATGAATCGGTCGCCGCGGTCGAAGACGACGTTGTCGAGGCTGCGACGACGATTCGCCGCGCCGTCATGGAAGCGCGCCCGATCGTCGTCCGCCACAGTGCGACGGCAGACGGTTACATCGCCGGTGCGGCCATCGAACGCGCCGTCTTGCCGCTGATCGCCGAGAAGCACACGCGCGACGACGCCGTCTACCACTACTTCGAGCGACGCCCGCTCGAGGGCCACGTCTACGACATGGACGCGGCAACTGGCGACGTTACCTCGATGCTCGAGGCTCGCGACCGTCACGACGAGCAACTCCCGTTGGTCGTGCTGGTCGACGCCGGTGGGACGCGTGACTCGCTCGACGGCTACGACCTGCTCGACATCTACGGAGTCGACCGGCTGGTCATCGACGACAGTCGCGCCGACGCCGAAATCGTCGACGCCGTCTCCGTCGCTGTCTCACCGTCGCTCGCTGGCGACCAGGTCGACCTCTCGACGGTCACCTCGAGCGTTCTGGCAGCGAACGTCGCCGCCCACGTCAACGACGACGTCCGTGGCGACCTCGAGCACCTTCCCGCCGTGAGCTTCTGGGGCGACGTCCCCGAGGTGTACGCCGAACTCGCCGCGTCTGCCGGCTACGACGAGACCGCCCAATCGGAGCGACGTGAAGCGGTTTCCCTCGAGGCCTACTACCAGTCCTACAAGGACAAACGCGAACTCATCGCCGACTTGCTGTTCGACGACGATGGTGACCTCGCAGCCCACGTCTCCGAGCAGTTCCGCGACAAACTCGAGACCGAACTCGAGGCAGCACGCGTGAACCTCACCACCGAGGATGTGGACGGCAGCGCCGTCAACGTCCTCGATACGGCGGCGTTCACCCACCGGTTCAACTTCCCGACGGCTATCTTGCTGCTCGAGGAACTCCACCGGCGAGACGACGTTGCGGTAACGCTCGGCGTCGACGAGGACGAACTGCACGTCCGCGACGGTGACGCCATCGACGTTCGAGAACTGGGCGAGGCCGTTCGAAAGGCCGTGCCGAGTGCTGGCGTTCACGTCGTCGGCGGGCGCGATGGCTACCTGACGTTCCTCTCGGGCGAGCGCGACGCGGTTCGCGAGGCCGCCCTCGAGGCCGTTGGCGAGCGCCTGAACTGA
- a CDS encoding biotin transporter BioY translates to MATSNQPVDLVDGDVVQSFARAALLAALISATAYVSIPLPVSPVPLTLQVLFVCLAGLALGPVWGPVAMVLYLAAGAIGIPVFAGGNGGIGHLFGHTGGYLWSYPVAAFVIGAMVHRGRTLRELTAVSIPVLAVSLVSGLTLIYGIGVPWLASVLEISLAEAFVLGAAYYIPLDLVKLAAAAAIVKSGRIETV, encoded by the coding sequence ATGGCTACTTCGAACCAGCCGGTCGACCTGGTCGATGGCGACGTGGTACAGTCGTTCGCTCGAGCAGCCCTTCTCGCGGCGTTGATCAGCGCAACCGCGTACGTCTCGATTCCGCTCCCGGTATCGCCAGTTCCATTGACACTCCAGGTACTGTTCGTTTGTCTCGCCGGCCTCGCTCTTGGGCCAGTCTGGGGGCCCGTTGCGATGGTCCTCTATCTCGCTGCAGGAGCAATCGGTATCCCCGTCTTCGCCGGCGGCAACGGCGGAATCGGCCACCTGTTCGGACATACGGGCGGGTACCTCTGGTCGTACCCGGTTGCAGCGTTCGTCATCGGGGCGATGGTACATCGTGGGCGAACCCTCAGGGAACTCACAGCCGTCTCGATACCCGTCCTCGCGGTGAGCCTGGTTTCGGGCCTGACGCTCATCTACGGCATCGGCGTTCCGTGGCTCGCCTCGGTGCTCGAAATTAGTCTTGCAGAGGCATTCGTGCTGGGTGCGGCCTACTACATCCCACTCGATCTGGTGAAACTCGCCGCAGCCGCCGCTATCGTCAAAAGCGGCCGCATCGAGACGGTCTGA
- a CDS encoding energy-coupling factor ABC transporter ATP-binding protein, translating to MIEFRSVCHTIADVEVLSDVSLEIGDGEFVLVAGANGSGKTTLLRHCNGLLTPTSGTVLVDGTPVEDDLVAARTAVGMVFQQPRDQFVAATIGEDVAFGPENLGLERAEIDDRVQRALEAVRLEGRETERIQTLSGGEQSRVAIAGALAMEPTHLVLDEPFTGLDEPARQSVLEHLRTLSAAGTGIIVATHDLRDLHAIVDRIIAMRDGEIVLDDEPKRALAELEALNVRVPEAGAETRA from the coding sequence ATGATCGAGTTTCGGTCCGTCTGTCACACCATCGCCGACGTCGAGGTACTCAGCGACGTCTCCCTCGAGATTGGCGACGGCGAGTTCGTTCTGGTGGCTGGGGCCAACGGAAGTGGAAAGACGACCCTGTTGCGTCACTGCAACGGCCTGCTCACACCCACTTCTGGAACCGTACTCGTCGACGGCACACCGGTCGAAGACGACCTCGTGGCGGCACGGACAGCCGTCGGTATGGTCTTTCAGCAACCTCGAGACCAGTTCGTCGCCGCAACCATCGGCGAAGACGTGGCCTTCGGCCCCGAAAACCTCGGCCTCGAACGTGCAGAAATCGACGACCGAGTGCAGCGAGCGCTCGAAGCCGTCCGCCTCGAGGGACGCGAAACCGAGCGTATACAAACGCTTTCCGGCGGCGAACAGTCGAGAGTCGCCATCGCCGGCGCGCTCGCGATGGAGCCGACCCATCTGGTGCTCGACGAGCCGTTCACCGGCCTCGACGAACCCGCCAGACAGTCCGTGCTCGAGCACCTCCGCACGCTTTCTGCGGCGGGGACAGGGATCATCGTGGCCACGCACGACCTGCGTGACCTCCACGCGATTGTTGACCGAATCATCGCCATGCGCGATGGCGAAATCGTCCTCGACGACGAGCCGAAACGGGCACTCGCCGAACTCGAGGCCCTGAACGTCCGCGTTCCCGAAGCGGGAGCGGAGACTCGAGCCTGA
- a CDS encoding DUF5799 family protein, whose product MANSWSDRVVGERMTVDREFSSRVESSRFTSQEWSLIMTATEFEIENPDDPETARVVANTDKVEQILPELENIRNQAGAMGADPGAGSSSSGGFLSSIKGALGMGGEASYDEEREAAETLTQEYAQQLQAKIEANGRWEEVCSLAAE is encoded by the coding sequence ATGGCCAATTCGTGGAGTGATCGCGTCGTCGGCGAGCGAATGACCGTCGACCGGGAGTTCTCCTCTCGCGTCGAGAGTTCACGCTTTACCAGCCAGGAGTGGAGCCTCATCATGACCGCGACGGAGTTCGAAATCGAGAACCCCGATGACCCGGAGACGGCGCGCGTCGTCGCCAACACCGACAAGGTCGAACAGATTCTCCCGGAACTCGAGAACATTCGAAACCAGGCCGGTGCGATGGGTGCTGATCCGGGTGCTGGCTCCTCGAGTTCTGGCGGTTTTCTCTCGTCGATCAAGGGTGCCCTCGGTATGGGCGGTGAGGCCTCCTACGACGAAGAACGTGAGGCTGCCGAGACCCTCACACAGGAGTACGCCCAGCAGTTGCAGGCGAAAATCGAAGCGAACGGCCGCTGGGAGGAAGTCTGCTCGCTGGCGGCCGAGTAG
- a CDS encoding DUF7557 family protein, with translation MPSVELEEETIDRLDNLRVEDESYDELVSELISIYEASERTLFHAGD, from the coding sequence ATGCCCAGTGTCGAACTCGAGGAAGAAACGATCGACCGCCTCGACAATCTCCGTGTGGAGGACGAATCCTACGACGAGTTGGTCAGCGAACTGATCAGCATTTACGAGGCAAGTGAACGTACCCTGTTTCACGCTGGGGACTGA
- a CDS encoding DUF7545 family protein, with amino-acid sequence MSDEIETTTFTIETEDGETDDVTIPSGLVDLLAEEGQDRAETVADITLLSFASRAHHIVHHGEGPDAELEAQEARIMDLFEERFGVTFAEATGHHH; translated from the coding sequence ATGTCAGACGAAATCGAAACGACGACGTTCACCATCGAAACCGAAGACGGCGAGACCGACGACGTGACTATTCCCTCCGGATTGGTCGATTTGCTCGCCGAGGAGGGACAGGACCGTGCCGAAACGGTCGCTGACATCACGCTGCTGTCGTTCGCCAGTCGCGCTCACCACATCGTCCACCACGGCGAGGGCCCCGACGCCGAACTCGAGGCCCAGGAAGCACGCATCATGGATCTGTTCGAAGAGCGATTCGGCGTCACGTTTGCCGAAGCGACCGGGCACCACCACTAA
- a CDS encoding DJ-1/PfpI family protein produces MGKHILMIVGDFGEDYEIMVPFQTLEAVGHSVDTVCPEKESGDTVKTAIHDFRGDQTYLEERGHDFVLNATMAEVDPTEYDALVVPGGRAPEYLRTYDEVLETVRHFFEADKPVASLCHGPQILAAAGVLEGYEMTAYPAVRAEVEAAGCSWVDGVVRDGNLVTGQAWPDHPEWLAEFMALLGDEISHGEPIAADD; encoded by the coding sequence ATGGGAAAACACATCCTCATGATCGTCGGCGATTTCGGTGAAGATTACGAGATAATGGTTCCGTTCCAGACCCTCGAGGCCGTCGGTCACAGCGTCGATACGGTCTGTCCGGAGAAAGAAAGCGGCGACACGGTCAAGACGGCCATCCACGACTTCCGTGGCGACCAGACGTACCTCGAGGAGCGCGGCCACGATTTCGTCCTGAACGCCACGATGGCCGAGGTCGACCCAACCGAGTACGACGCGCTGGTCGTCCCGGGCGGGCGCGCACCGGAGTACCTCCGCACCTACGACGAGGTGCTCGAGACGGTTCGGCACTTCTTCGAGGCGGACAAACCGGTCGCCTCGTTGTGTCACGGGCCGCAGATTCTGGCTGCCGCCGGCGTGCTCGAGGGGTACGAGATGACGGCCTACCCGGCCGTTCGCGCCGAAGTCGAAGCAGCCGGCTGTTCCTGGGTCGACGGCGTCGTACGCGACGGCAACCTCGTTACCGGACAGGCCTGGCCGGACCACCCCGAGTGGCTCGCCGAATTCATGGCCCTGCTCGGTGACGAAATCTCACACGGAGAGCCGATCGCTGCAGACGACTGA
- a CDS encoding metal-dependent hydrolase, translating to MELTWHGHSTWHVTVGDTDLLIDPFFDNPKTDLEPDDVDAPDYVLLTHGHADHIAHAEAFPDATLVATPELVSYCQDNFGHGNAVGGMGMNLGGTVECGDAYVTMHRADHTNGIMTEYDVEAGMPAGFIISDTKPTQVSDEESTTFYHTGDTGLMTEMRDVIGPHLEPDAVAVPIGDHFTMGPWQAAIAVDWLDVDYAFPQHYDTFPPIEQDPADFEREVTATGSDAEVVVLEGDETFSL from the coding sequence ATGGAGCTTACCTGGCATGGCCACTCGACGTGGCACGTTACCGTTGGCGACACCGACCTGTTGATCGACCCCTTCTTCGACAATCCGAAGACTGACCTCGAGCCGGATGACGTCGACGCACCTGACTACGTTCTGCTCACGCACGGACACGCCGACCACATCGCCCACGCCGAGGCGTTCCCCGATGCGACCCTCGTCGCGACACCCGAACTGGTGTCGTACTGCCAGGACAACTTCGGTCACGGGAACGCCGTCGGCGGCATGGGCATGAACCTCGGCGGCACCGTCGAGTGTGGGGACGCGTACGTGACGATGCACCGCGCTGACCACACGAACGGCATCATGACCGAGTACGACGTCGAGGCCGGCATGCCAGCCGGGTTCATCATCTCCGATACGAAACCGACCCAGGTCTCAGACGAGGAGTCGACGACGTTCTATCACACCGGCGACACCGGCCTCATGACCGAGATGCGAGACGTTATCGGTCCGCACCTCGAGCCGGATGCCGTAGCCGTCCCCATCGGCGACCACTTCACTATGGGCCCCTGGCAGGCCGCCATCGCCGTCGACTGGCTGGACGTCGATTACGCCTTCCCACAACATTACGATACGTTCCCACCGATCGAGCAGGACCCGGCGGACTTCGAACGCGAGGTGACGGCCACCGGCAGCGACGCCGAGGTCGTCGTCCTCGAGGGCGACGAAACGTTCTCGCTCTGA
- a CDS encoding ZIP family metal transporter, producing MVSLLEVVLIATAAGCATGIGALPTFYTDSVSHRLYDGAVGFAAGVMVGAAVFALVVPGLEIGTPLEVVIGVLAGGGFLLVANATLPHLHLRFTDRGEQLEGTAIMAENGADETRSALETTAIQDNKRRALLVGGAVTIHNVPEGLAVGIAFASGEPALGFAIAIAITVQNIPDGFAMAVPAARAGVSPPRTVLYTTLSGGVPEPIAAAAGFALVAVVTGLFPVAAGFAAGAMIAVVFREMIPSSHGHGYVDTATVAFLLGFALMLVVDTVLAV from the coding sequence ATGGTCTCGCTGCTCGAGGTCGTGTTGATCGCCACTGCCGCAGGTTGTGCCACCGGTATTGGGGCATTGCCCACGTTTTATACCGACAGCGTGAGCCATCGCCTCTACGACGGCGCTGTTGGCTTTGCCGCCGGGGTCATGGTCGGTGCTGCCGTCTTCGCGCTGGTCGTTCCCGGACTCGAGATCGGGACTCCACTCGAGGTGGTCATCGGGGTCCTCGCCGGCGGCGGCTTCTTGCTCGTGGCGAACGCCACACTCCCGCACCTGCATCTGCGTTTTACAGACCGAGGAGAACAACTCGAGGGGACGGCAATTATGGCTGAAAACGGCGCTGACGAAACTCGATCGGCGCTCGAGACCACAGCGATTCAAGATAACAAACGCCGAGCGCTACTGGTCGGCGGAGCCGTGACGATTCACAACGTCCCCGAGGGATTGGCTGTCGGCATCGCCTTTGCCAGCGGAGAGCCGGCCCTGGGATTCGCCATCGCCATCGCGATCACCGTCCAGAACATCCCCGATGGGTTCGCGATGGCCGTGCCGGCCGCTCGAGCGGGGGTTTCACCGCCCCGAACGGTCCTGTATACGACGCTCTCCGGTGGCGTTCCCGAACCGATTGCTGCTGCGGCCGGGTTCGCACTGGTCGCGGTGGTAACCGGTCTCTTTCCCGTCGCGGCCGGATTCGCCGCCGGGGCGATGATCGCCGTCGTCTTCCGAGAGATGATTCCCTCGAGTCACGGTCACGGCTACGTCGACACGGCGACGGTGGCGTTCCTGCTCGGCTTTGCACTGATGCTCGTCGTCGACACTGTACTGGCCGTCTGA
- a CDS encoding tRNA uridine(34) 5-carboxymethylaminomethyl modification radical SAM/GNAT enzyme Elp3 has translation MSGASETEALEAVCETLVERILDGEIERDEVEKAKLAACSEHSAPKVPKNSELLDYAPQEHRETLEAVLQRKPVRTASGVSPVAIMTSPERCPHGKCLYCPGGPDSEFSSSQSYTGQEPAAARGVQNDYDPYGQVTLRLEQLREIGHPVDKVELILMGGTMTARSHDYQEWFVKRALEAMNDYDVEKEPEPAEGVSFAQDFDEYEFKYIEDVIAENETNDVRNIGTTFETKPDWCDPEQIDRMLELGGTKVEVGVQTTYERINREMHRGHGTKDSIDANRRLRDSAFKVGFHMMPGQPGMSKEMCLEDFRELFESTQWRPDYLKIYPTLVVRGTATYDWWYNDEYDPLDNDEAAELVAEIKDMIPRYTRLQRVQRDIPADFIDAGVWKSNLRQLARKRMDEHGWTCDCIRCREVGMNDEEPEELDLEVLTYEACGGTEHFISIEDFEKDLLIGFCRLRFPKDPVRAELENAALVRELHVYGSEVSVGDESEGGQHQHQGYGRQLMERAETIAADAGYDKVSVISGIGARAYYRDKLGYHQDGPYVSKRL, from the coding sequence ATGAGCGGTGCCAGTGAAACCGAGGCCCTCGAGGCAGTGTGTGAAACACTCGTCGAGCGAATCCTCGACGGTGAAATCGAGCGAGACGAGGTCGAGAAGGCCAAGCTAGCGGCGTGTTCGGAACACTCAGCACCGAAGGTGCCGAAAAACTCCGAACTGCTCGATTACGCGCCACAGGAACACCGCGAGACGCTCGAGGCAGTGTTGCAGCGCAAACCCGTCAGAACGGCCTCTGGGGTCTCGCCGGTGGCGATTATGACCAGTCCAGAGCGCTGCCCACACGGGAAGTGCCTGTACTGTCCCGGTGGCCCCGATTCGGAGTTCTCGAGTTCTCAGAGCTACACCGGGCAGGAACCCGCCGCCGCCCGTGGCGTTCAGAACGATTACGACCCCTACGGACAGGTCACCTTACGACTCGAGCAGCTACGCGAAATCGGACATCCTGTCGACAAAGTCGAACTGATCCTGATGGGCGGAACGATGACCGCCCGAAGCCACGACTATCAGGAGTGGTTCGTCAAACGCGCCCTCGAGGCGATGAACGACTACGACGTCGAGAAAGAACCTGAACCGGCAGAAGGTGTCAGCTTCGCCCAGGACTTCGACGAGTACGAGTTCAAATACATCGAAGACGTTATCGCCGAAAACGAGACGAACGACGTCCGAAACATCGGGACGACGTTCGAGACCAAGCCCGACTGGTGTGACCCCGAACAGATCGACCGCATGCTCGAACTCGGCGGGACGAAAGTCGAGGTGGGTGTACAGACGACCTACGAGCGCATCAACCGGGAGATGCACCGCGGCCACGGGACGAAAGACTCCATCGATGCCAACCGCCGGCTCCGGGATTCGGCGTTCAAAGTCGGTTTCCACATGATGCCCGGCCAGCCAGGCATGAGCAAGGAGATGTGCCTCGAGGATTTCCGGGAACTGTTCGAATCGACCCAGTGGCGGCCGGATTACCTCAAAATATACCCAACGCTCGTGGTGCGAGGGACTGCGACCTACGACTGGTGGTACAACGACGAGTACGACCCGCTCGACAACGATGAGGCTGCCGAACTGGTCGCTGAAATCAAGGACATGATTCCCCGGTACACGCGGCTTCAGCGGGTCCAACGCGACATCCCTGCTGATTTCATCGATGCTGGCGTCTGGAAGTCGAACCTGCGACAACTCGCCCGCAAGCGCATGGACGAACACGGCTGGACCTGTGACTGCATCCGCTGTCGCGAGGTCGGGATGAACGACGAGGAGCCCGAAGAACTCGATCTCGAGGTGCTGACTTACGAGGCCTGTGGCGGCACCGAACACTTCATCTCCATCGAGGACTTCGAAAAGGACCTGTTGATCGGCTTCTGTCGGCTTCGATTCCCCAAAGACCCGGTGCGTGCCGAACTCGAGAACGCCGCCCTGGTTCGCGAACTCCACGTCTACGGCAGCGAGGTGTCAGTCGGCGACGAGAGCGAAGGCGGGCAACACCAGCATCAGGGATATGGCCGACAGCTCATGGAACGGGCGGAAACCATCGCGGCCGACGCCGGCTACGACAAGGTCAGCGTCATCTCGGGTATCGGCGCTCGAGCGTACTATCGCGACAAATTGGGATACCATCAGGACGGTCCGTACGTGAGCAAGCGTCTATAA
- a CDS encoding DUF502 domain-containing protein → MTSWKRDFASGLIVLGPILVSLYILFWLYGIIAGMTPGVILDADVLTPLIPDGAFEGADQTREQLAQFLRVVVVLTVFIILTLSMGYLMRTTVGGLLERILDNLANRVPGLRVVYNASKMAAETAFGEQDSLQTPVKLETWDGLRMTAFKTGRTTDDDREVLFLPTSPNITTGFVIEVESDRITELDEDVEDALTRVLSAGFGDADRGRGLEGGISIDVIDERAATGDEKKREAGDD, encoded by the coding sequence ATGACCTCGTGGAAGCGGGACTTTGCGAGCGGATTGATCGTCCTCGGTCCCATCCTCGTCTCTCTGTACATCCTTTTCTGGCTCTACGGAATCATCGCCGGGATGACTCCTGGCGTGATTCTGGATGCCGACGTACTCACACCGTTGATCCCCGACGGGGCGTTCGAGGGGGCCGACCAGACCCGCGAGCAACTCGCACAGTTCCTTCGTGTCGTCGTCGTCCTGACCGTTTTCATCATCCTCACGCTGTCGATGGGGTATCTTATGCGGACGACCGTCGGTGGCCTACTCGAGCGAATCCTCGACAATCTGGCCAACCGAGTACCTGGCTTGCGCGTCGTCTACAACGCCTCGAAGATGGCCGCTGAAACCGCCTTCGGTGAACAGGATTCGCTGCAGACCCCGGTCAAACTCGAGACCTGGGACGGGTTGCGGATGACGGCGTTCAAAACGGGGAGAACGACCGATGACGACCGCGAAGTGCTGTTCTTGCCGACCTCACCGAACATTACGACCGGATTCGTCATCGAGGTCGAATCGGACCGAATCACCGAACTCGACGAAGACGTCGAGGACGCCCTCACCCGCGTGCTGAGCGCCGGATTCGGAGATGCCGATCGCGGTCGGGGGCTCGAGGGTGGGATCTCGATCGACGTGATCGACGAACGAGCGGCCACCGGCGACGAGAAAAAGCGTGAAGCCGGTGACGATTAG